One segment of Thermincola ferriacetica DNA contains the following:
- a CDS encoding desulfoferrodoxin, producing MTELNQIYKCNVCGNMVEIVHTGAGQLVCCGKPMELKKANEQEASMEKHVPVVEATVEGIRATVGSIKHPMEEKHYIEWIEVIDSGEVARKYLKPGDEPVAEFCLPGDNVEVRAYCNIHGLWHR from the coding sequence ATGACAGAGTTAAACCAGATTTACAAATGCAATGTGTGCGGCAACATGGTGGAAATAGTGCATACCGGCGCAGGTCAGTTGGTCTGTTGTGGAAAGCCCATGGAACTAAAGAAGGCCAATGAACAGGAGGCTAGCATGGAGAAACACGTCCCGGTGGTTGAAGCAACTGTCGAGGGGATCAGGGCTACTGTCGGCAGCATAAAGCATCCGATGGAGGAAAAGCACTATATTGAGTGGATTGAAGTTATTGACAGTGGAGAGGTTGCCCGTAAATACCTGAAACCGGGTGACGAGCCGGTGGCTGAATTCTGTCTGCCCGGCGACAATGTTGAGGTCAGGGCTTACTGCAACATCCATGGCTTATGGCATAGATAG
- a CDS encoding DUF1657 domain-containing protein produces the protein MTIGEKLHQTLASLEGAAANLKTFALDTQDKMAQQMFNDLSGQVENICNNLRGRVNYIEGQEPQYKVKR, from the coding sequence TTGACTATCGGCGAAAAACTGCATCAGACTTTGGCCAGTCTTGAAGGGGCCGCAGCCAACCTGAAAACCTTTGCCCTTGATACTCAGGATAAAATGGCCCAGCAAATGTTTAACGACTTAAGCGGCCAGGTCGAAAACATCTGTAATAATCTGAGGGGGCGGGTAAATTATATTGAAGGGCAGGAACCTCAATATAAAGTAAAAAGGTAA
- a CDS encoding ArsR/SmtB family transcription factor encodes MEEKEAFDTCAVLCIHEDVVQELKNKLLDKNTVLSLAETFKVLGDPTRVQIIHALAQKELCVCDLAALLGMSQSAISHQLRILRNLRLVKYRKEGKIVYYSIDDQHIINLFTEGLEHIKHG; translated from the coding sequence TTGGAGGAAAAAGAGGCTTTTGATACATGTGCCGTCTTATGTATACACGAGGATGTTGTACAGGAGTTAAAAAACAAGCTCTTGGATAAGAACACTGTGCTTTCACTGGCGGAAACTTTTAAAGTGTTGGGGGACCCGACCCGGGTCCAGATCATTCACGCTTTGGCCCAGAAAGAACTTTGTGTCTGCGACCTGGCTGCCCTGTTGGGCATGAGTCAGTCTGCCATTTCGCACCAACTGAGGATTCTCCGCAACTTACGGTTGGTCAAATACCGTAAAGAGGGTAAAATCGTTTATTATTCCATTGATGACCAACATATTATTAATCTGTTTACCGAGGGGCTAGAACACATCAAGCATGGCTAA